One genomic region from Rosa rugosa chromosome 1, drRosRugo1.1, whole genome shotgun sequence encodes:
- the LOC133725917 gene encoding rho GDP-dissociation inhibitor 1 — MGGGQKSDKEKVEEEDTDNEAGEGLPRQMSETSVSAAEDDDDEENSNKIQLGPQCTLKEQIEKDKDDESLRRWKEQLLGAVDFESVGETLDPEVKIISLSILTPDRPDIVLDVPDNGKPKGLWFTLKEGSPHNLKFSFRVSNNIVSGLKYTNTVWKTGVKVDSTKEMIGTFSPQPEPYTHVMPEVVTPSGMFARGSYSARSKFLDDDNKCYLEINYTFDIRKEWAAC, encoded by the exons ATGGGTGGAGGACAGAAGAGTGACAAAGAAAAAGTGGAGGAAGAAGATACTGATAATGAAGCAGGAGAGGGACTTCCCAGGCAGATGAGTGAGACTTCTGTTTCTGCAgctgaggatgatgatgatgaagaaaacAGCAACAAGATTCAGTTGGGTCCTCAATGCACTCTCAAAGAACAGATTGAGAAGGATAAG GATGATGAGAGCTTGAGGAGGTGGAAGGAACAACTTCTTGGGGCCGTGGATTTTGAGAGTGTTGGAG AAACTCTAGACCCAGAAGTAAAGATTATTAGCCTCTCAATCCTCACTCCTGATAGACCTGacattgttcttgatgttccgGACAATGGAAAACCCAAAGGCTTGTGGTTTACTCTGAAGGAAGGTAGTCCTCACAACTTGAAATTCTCCTTCCGAGTTAGCAATAACATTGTATCTGGCCTCAAGTACACCAATACTGTTTGGAAAACCGGCGTCAAGG TGGACAGCACAAAAGAGATGATTGGAACCTTCAGTCCTCAGCCAGAGCCATACACACATGTGATGCCAGAAGTGGTCACACCTTCCGGCATGTTTGCAAGAGGATCATATTCTGCAAGATCAAAG TTTCTCGACGATGATAACAAGTGCTACTTGGAAATCAATTACACCTTTGATATTCGAAAGGAATGGGCTGCGTGCTAG